Proteins encoded by one window of Tepidibacillus fermentans:
- a CDS encoding sigma-54 interaction domain-containing protein, whose amino-acid sequence MDELKAILDSTHDGMIAVNHEGIITLFNKAAENLLQIEAEKVIGKPVDKTIPNTRLHIILKTGKEELNQEQQLNDRVRIITNRVPIFDNKSELIGAVAVFRDISEIIELTEQISDLKSIRSMLEAIINSSNDAISVVDEHGKGLMINPAYTKLTGLTPEDVINKPADVDISEGESMHMQVLRTRKPVRGVHLKVGPKRRDVVVNVAPVIVDGQLKGSVGIIHDTSEIKKLTEELEKARRIIRTLEAKYTFDDIIGKSEKMMIAIETAKNAASTHATVLVRGESGTGKELFAHAIHNASDRKFHQFVRVNCAAISDNLLESELFGYEEGAFTGAKKGGKKGFFEMASGGTIFLDEIGELELNTQAKLLRVLQEKEIVRVGGTKPIPVDVRVISATNVDLEKAVKNGKFREDLYYRLNVVPIMIPPLRERKSDIPFLVNHLLKKLNMEYGRNVDHVSTEVLQIFLDYSWPGNVRELENVLGRSMINMRYNESVIEDYHLPLLGKVNVSNSQEKVNQLFLAEPIVPLNEIIEKTEKNYIEQVLKKAKGNKTKAAQWLGISIRNLYYKLEKYGLDF is encoded by the coding sequence ATGGATGAACTAAAAGCGATTTTGGATTCCACCCATGATGGTATGATTGCAGTGAATCATGAAGGAATCATCACATTATTTAATAAAGCAGCGGAGAATTTGCTTCAGATTGAGGCTGAAAAAGTGATTGGTAAACCAGTGGATAAAACGATCCCGAATACTCGTTTGCATATTATCTTAAAAACTGGCAAAGAGGAATTGAATCAAGAACAACAATTAAATGATAGAGTTCGAATTATTACGAATCGAGTACCTATTTTTGACAATAAAAGTGAATTGATTGGAGCTGTTGCAGTATTTCGGGATATTAGCGAAATCATTGAGCTGACTGAACAGATTTCGGATCTTAAATCGATACGCAGTATGTTAGAAGCGATCATCAATTCATCAAATGATGCGATATCGGTAGTTGATGAACACGGTAAGGGATTGATGATAAATCCTGCCTATACGAAATTAACAGGTTTAACTCCAGAAGATGTGATTAATAAGCCGGCAGATGTCGATATTTCCGAAGGCGAAAGTATGCATATGCAGGTTTTACGTACTCGTAAACCAGTTCGTGGAGTTCACTTAAAAGTAGGGCCAAAACGCAGAGATGTTGTGGTGAATGTTGCGCCTGTAATCGTTGACGGGCAATTAAAAGGGAGTGTTGGGATTATCCATGACACCTCTGAAATAAAAAAATTAACCGAAGAATTAGAGAAAGCTAGAAGAATTATTCGAACCCTAGAAGCGAAATATACGTTTGATGATATTATTGGCAAAAGTGAGAAGATGATGATCGCGATTGAAACGGCGAAAAATGCGGCATCAACTCATGCAACGGTACTTGTTAGAGGGGAATCAGGAACAGGGAAAGAATTGTTTGCCCATGCGATTCATAATGCGAGTGATCGTAAGTTTCATCAGTTTGTTCGTGTCAATTGTGCTGCGATTAGTGATAACCTATTAGAAAGTGAACTATTTGGCTATGAAGAGGGAGCCTTTACTGGTGCGAAAAAAGGTGGGAAAAAAGGTTTCTTTGAAATGGCAAGTGGTGGAACTATTTTTCTAGATGAGATTGGTGAATTAGAATTAAATACGCAAGCGAAATTATTGCGTGTTCTTCAGGAAAAAGAAATAGTCCGAGTGGGAGGAACCAAGCCGATTCCTGTTGATGTTCGGGTTATTTCAGCAACAAATGTTGATTTAGAAAAAGCGGTGAAAAATGGGAAGTTCAGGGAGGATTTATACTATCGTTTAAATGTGGTTCCAATCATGATTCCTCCGCTACGGGAAAGAAAATCCGACATTCCCTTTTTGGTGAATCACTTATTAAAAAAATTAAATATGGAATACGGAAGAAATGTAGATCATGTATCGACGGAAGTTCTTCAAATTTTTTTGGACTATTCATGGCCAGGAAATGTTCGGGAACTTGAAAATGTCCTTGGACGATCAATGATTAATATGCGGTATAATGAATCGGTTATTGAAGATTATCATCTTCCACTATTAGGAAAGGTGAATGTATCGAACTCTCAAGAAAAGGTGAATCAGCTTTTTCTTGCGGAACCTATTGTTCCCTTAAATGAAATCATCGAGAAAACGGAAAAAAATTATATTGAACAGGTATTAAAGAAGGCAAAAGGAAACAAAACCAAGGCTGCACAATGGTTAGGGATATCGATTCGTAATCTTTATTATAAATTAGAAAAATATGGGTTAGATTTTTAG
- the ptb gene encoding phosphate butyryltransferase produces MKSFQDMLKQINRNHPPEVAIALAEDKEVLLAVKEAIDLGIARFHLVGNQKKIIELLQELAIDKDQVKVINEEDPIRASRKAIELVHLGEAQIVMKGLVPTATILKAVLDKEVGLRTSGLISHVAVFEAKEYSKLFMVTDAAMNIAPTLEQKVQIIENAVEFAYSLGISLPKVAPIAAIETINSNMAATIDAAVLSKMADRGQIQGVIIDGPLALDNAISLEAAKHKGIMSQVAGDADILLVPNIEVGNVLYKSLVYFAKAKVGAIVLGAKAPIVLTSRADSRETKLLSICLAVFLVQNKKINRYF; encoded by the coding sequence GTGAAATCTTTCCAAGATATGCTGAAACAGATCAATCGAAATCATCCTCCTGAAGTTGCTATTGCGCTAGCAGAAGATAAAGAAGTATTGCTGGCAGTAAAAGAAGCAATTGATTTAGGAATTGCCCGATTCCATCTAGTTGGCAACCAAAAAAAAATTATCGAACTACTTCAGGAATTAGCGATTGATAAGGATCAGGTGAAAGTCATAAATGAAGAGGATCCAATAAGGGCTTCGCGAAAAGCTATTGAATTGGTTCATCTTGGTGAAGCTCAAATTGTAATGAAAGGTTTAGTACCCACAGCTACCATTCTCAAGGCAGTTCTAGATAAGGAAGTTGGACTTCGTACATCAGGATTGATCAGTCATGTAGCTGTCTTTGAAGCAAAAGAATATTCTAAACTGTTTATGGTCACAGATGCTGCAATGAATATTGCACCAACTTTAGAACAAAAAGTTCAAATTATTGAAAATGCTGTTGAATTTGCTTATTCTTTAGGGATTTCCTTACCTAAAGTTGCACCCATTGCAGCTATTGAAACCATCAATTCCAATATGGCAGCAACAATCGATGCAGCCGTCCTTTCTAAAATGGCAGATCGAGGACAAATTCAAGGTGTGATTATCGATGGGCCGTTAGCATTAGATAATGCGATTTCGTTAGAGGCGGCCAAACATAAAGGTATTATGAGTCAAGTAGCGGGAGATGCGGACATTTTGCTTGTTCCCAATATTGAAGTGGGAAATGTTCTTTATAAATCTCTTGTTTACTTTGCAAAAGCAAAAGTAGGTGCAATCGTTTTAGGGGCTAAGGCTCCAATTGTATTGACATCTAGAGCCGATTCACGCGAAACAAAGTTACTGTCTATTTGCTTGGCTGTATTTCTAGTACAAAACAAAAAAATAAACAGATATTTCTAA
- a CDS encoding ATP-binding protein, with protein sequence MQNRSRITIITGHFGSGKTEISINLALKQKDNYEKVALTDLDVINPYFRSREVSLLLEEKGIELIAPKGQLATADLPIVSGEIHRVLHDLRYQLVIDVGGDKDGATTLGQYYNEIKDQDYQMIFVVNTNRPYVSTVEGIRETIQNIEKATRLKVTGLINNTNLGMETTMEHILAGYEITREASAQLNVPFLYTTISQHVMADMVRESLGKEHLVITIDRFMRLPWEMD encoded by the coding sequence ATGCAAAATAGATCAAGAATCACCATTATTACTGGTCATTTTGGTAGTGGTAAGACTGAAATTTCGATCAATTTGGCTTTAAAACAAAAAGATAATTATGAAAAAGTTGCACTCACAGATTTGGATGTGATTAATCCTTACTTTCGTTCACGAGAAGTAAGTCTACTTCTAGAAGAAAAGGGAATAGAATTAATTGCTCCAAAGGGACAATTGGCCACAGCTGATTTACCCATTGTTTCTGGTGAGATTCATCGCGTTTTACATGACCTCAGATATCAATTAGTGATTGATGTGGGTGGAGATAAAGATGGAGCAACAACGTTAGGGCAATATTACAATGAAATCAAAGATCAAGATTACCAAATGATTTTTGTCGTGAATACGAATCGACCCTATGTAAGTACGGTCGAAGGAATCCGTGAAACGATTCAAAATATCGAGAAGGCTACTCGATTGAAGGTAACAGGACTGATTAATAATACCAATCTTGGAATGGAAACAACGATGGAACATATACTTGCTGGATATGAGATCACGAGGGAAGCAAGTGCCCAATTAAATGTTCCCTTTTTGTATACGACGATCTCCCAGCATGTAATGGCAGACATGGTAAGAGAATCACTTGGGAAGGAACACCTAGTCATTACGATTGATCGTTTTATGAGATTACCATGGGAAATGGATTGA
- a CDS encoding 4Fe-4S binding protein — protein MESRVVFNEDICKGCGLCVSVCPTNIIFLADHLNGKGYRPATVVDQDHCISCAACGRICPDAVITVYRPTKKKAVS, from the coding sequence ATGGAATCGCGTGTTGTTTTTAATGAGGATATATGTAAAGGTTGTGGACTTTGTGTCTCTGTATGCCCGACCAATATTATTTTTCTCGCAGATCACTTGAACGGAAAGGGATATCGTCCAGCAACTGTCGTTGATCAAGACCACTGTATAAGTTGTGCTGCTTGTGGCCGAATTTGTCCAGATGCAGTAATTACGGTTTATCGTCCAACTAAGAAGAAAGCGGTATCTTAA
- a CDS encoding copper transporter, protein MNKLITNRYYTTTIIAIFLSLSLGILIGGTLGQQWIQQNQQKILSYYQREANQLRESNKEYLQKQKSLELELKEVKRESKELLHKSVVHMIDGKRILWIEDDSEDHFSILKDAIRIAGGTNDHLDYEKAVFQSLSFSETKQNVLPYDVIIYIPNEKEDLEFDRSMLPSMIPIVILSTNEKNKTERLTPMDKVHYQVLNVSSVEDHYDFIFFLKNLFEENKR, encoded by the coding sequence GTGAATAAGTTGATAACAAACCGCTATTATACAACAACAATTATTGCCATATTTCTATCTTTAAGCCTTGGGATTTTAATCGGGGGAACATTAGGGCAACAGTGGATCCAACAAAATCAACAAAAAATATTATCCTACTATCAAAGAGAAGCAAATCAACTAAGAGAAAGCAATAAGGAATATTTGCAAAAACAAAAGAGTTTAGAACTGGAACTAAAAGAAGTAAAAAGAGAATCCAAAGAACTTTTGCATAAAAGCGTTGTGCATATGATTGATGGAAAAAGAATTCTATGGATTGAAGATGATTCAGAAGATCATTTTTCAATATTAAAAGATGCTATTCGAATCGCTGGTGGCACTAACGACCATCTTGATTATGAAAAGGCAGTGTTCCAATCTCTATCATTTTCTGAAACAAAACAAAATGTTCTGCCTTATGATGTGATTATTTATATTCCCAATGAAAAAGAAGATTTAGAATTTGATCGTTCAATGTTACCTTCGATGATACCTATAGTGATTCTATCAACAAATGAAAAAAATAAAACAGAAAGATTAACGCCGATGGATAAGGTTCATTACCAAGTTTTAAATGTGAGTTCTGTAGAAGATCATTATGATTTCATATTTTTTTTGAAGAATTTATTCGAGGAGAATAAAAGATGA
- the steA gene encoding putative cytokinetic ring protein SteA, which yields MLFPKYNKSIKGNYLIDKKTKHLLRRIRTNQIAVIHHTDIDEIAAQGLIEKKVKAIINFSPSFTGSYPTLGLKKILDRKIPVFDVKNQTTHLFPKIPDQNKVEIDIVNNIAYFESLPERIMVEIEPCTIEKWEDLFKKARQNLENELGRFINNTLEHALKEKDFFLKPLKIPLLKTQIKGKHVVVVVRGTDYREDLSAIKSYIEDIKPVLIGVDGGADALLEYGLIPDIILGDMDSVSDQALRSGAEILVHAYPNGYAPGLKRIYDLGLEAKIIPSKGTSEDVAMLLAYEKQAEIIVALGTHSHMVDFLEKGRKGMASTILVRMKIGNKLVDAKGVSKLYHPQVHWKSLSFIGLAATTPILAISMINHDMVRLLQMMWINIKMIFM from the coding sequence ATGTTGTTTCCAAAATACAACAAATCGATCAAAGGAAATTATCTGATCGATAAAAAAACAAAGCATTTATTAAGAAGAATCCGAACAAATCAGATTGCAGTGATTCACCATACAGATATTGATGAAATCGCAGCACAAGGATTAATTGAAAAAAAAGTAAAAGCAATCATCAATTTTTCTCCATCATTCACAGGGTCTTACCCAACGTTGGGATTGAAAAAAATTTTGGATAGGAAAATTCCCGTTTTTGATGTTAAAAATCAAACGACTCATCTTTTCCCCAAAATCCCTGATCAAAACAAAGTCGAGATTGATATCGTCAACAATATTGCTTACTTTGAATCGTTACCTGAAAGAATTATGGTTGAGATTGAGCCATGTACGATAGAAAAATGGGAAGATTTGTTTAAAAAAGCTAGACAAAATCTCGAAAATGAATTAGGTCGGTTTATCAATAATACATTAGAACATGCTTTAAAAGAAAAGGATTTTTTCCTAAAACCACTGAAAATACCTTTGTTAAAAACGCAAATAAAAGGAAAACATGTAGTAGTTGTTGTTAGAGGCACTGATTATCGTGAAGATCTCTCTGCGATCAAATCGTACATTGAAGATATAAAACCTGTATTAATTGGTGTTGATGGTGGAGCAGATGCATTATTAGAATACGGTTTAATCCCAGATATCATCCTTGGGGATATGGATAGTGTATCCGATCAAGCGCTTCGTTCTGGTGCGGAAATTCTTGTTCACGCATACCCTAATGGTTATGCTCCAGGTTTAAAGCGAATCTATGATTTAGGTCTAGAGGCAAAGATCATTCCTTCAAAAGGAACAAGCGAAGATGTAGCGATGTTATTAGCGTATGAAAAACAAGCAGAGATCATTGTAGCCTTAGGAACACATTCTCATATGGTCGATTTTCTGGAAAAGGGACGTAAGGGAATGGCGAGTACAATTCTGGTTAGAATGAAAATTGGAAATAAATTGGTTGATGCAAAAGGAGTAAGTAAGTTGTACCATCCACAAGTCCATTGGAAGTCGCTTTCGTTTATCGGTTTAGCTGCAACGACACCGATATTGGCGATTAGTATGATCAATCATGATATGGTACGTTTACTCCAAATGATGTGGATTAACATTAAAATGATATTCATGTAG
- a CDS encoding Glu/Leu/Phe/Val family dehydrogenase, with protein MKLFEYLQKYDYEEVIFAQDKESGLKAIIAIHDTTLGPALGGTRMWTYNSEEDAIIDALRLARGMTYKNAAAGLDLGGGKTVIIGDPRKDKSEALFRAFGRYIQGLNGRYITAEDVGTTVQDMDYIHLETDYVTGISPAFGSSGNPSPVTAYGVYRGMKAAAKVAFGDDNLSGKTIAVQGVGNVSYNLIKHLHDEEANIIVTDINEDNVQRVVRDFGVKAVGVNEIYGVECDIFSPNALGAVINDDTIPVLKAKLIAGAANNQLKEERHGDILKEKGIFYAPDFVINAGGVINVADELNPNGYNRERAMKKVETIYDNILKVFEIAERDGIPSYLAANKMAEERIEQMRKVRSNFLRKEKSILSR; from the coding sequence ATGAAACTTTTTGAATATCTACAAAAATATGATTACGAAGAAGTGATTTTTGCCCAAGATAAGGAGTCTGGGCTAAAAGCGATTATTGCGATCCATGACACGACGTTAGGACCTGCTTTAGGTGGAACAAGAATGTGGACCTATAATTCGGAAGAAGATGCGATTATCGATGCATTACGTCTAGCTCGTGGAATGACATATAAGAATGCTGCAGCTGGATTAGATCTTGGTGGAGGAAAAACTGTTATTATTGGAGATCCAAGAAAAGATAAAAGTGAAGCGCTATTCCGCGCATTTGGCCGCTATATTCAAGGACTTAATGGCCGATATATCACTGCTGAGGATGTAGGAACAACCGTGCAGGATATGGATTATATCCATTTAGAAACAGATTATGTGACAGGAATCTCACCGGCTTTTGGAAGTAGTGGTAATCCATCGCCAGTAACCGCTTATGGCGTTTACCGTGGAATGAAAGCAGCCGCAAAGGTGGCGTTTGGGGATGACAATCTTTCAGGGAAAACAATTGCTGTTCAAGGAGTAGGAAATGTTTCCTATAACCTGATCAAACATTTGCACGATGAAGAAGCCAACATTATCGTTACGGATATTAATGAGGATAATGTACAAAGAGTAGTTCGTGATTTTGGGGTAAAAGCAGTTGGGGTTAATGAAATTTATGGTGTGGAGTGTGACATTTTCTCACCCAATGCCTTAGGTGCGGTAATCAATGACGATACAATCCCTGTATTAAAAGCAAAATTAATTGCTGGTGCTGCTAACAACCAATTAAAAGAAGAGCGTCATGGTGATATTTTAAAAGAAAAAGGAATTTTCTATGCACCTGATTTTGTCATCAATGCTGGTGGTGTCATTAATGTTGCTGATGAATTAAATCCAAATGGTTATAATCGTGAAAGAGCAATGAAAAAAGTAGAAACCATTTATGATAACATCTTAAAGGTTTTTGAAATTGCTGAACGAGATGGAATTCCATCCTATTTAGCAGCAAATAAAATGGCAGAAGAAAGAATCGAACAGATGCGAAAAGTTCGTAGTAATTTCTTAAGAAAGGAAAAAAGCATTCTAAGTCGATAA
- a CDS encoding M15 family metallopeptidase, with product MKKRFHHSIIFLLLILMFILPIDRKSILSTDKSKPDIIVDQRNKDQRNESEYLILVNKRHHLPEDYVPQDLTEPNVPFSFKGNDPKKMMRKEAAGALESLFQAAKKENLNLFAVSGYRSYQRQKAIFAYNASIKGAERANQTSAYPGESEHQTGLAMDVSSSRVNFQLNERFGDTPEGRWLAEHAYEFGFIIRYPKGKEEITGYQYEPWHIRYVGKKPAKEMKEKQMTLEEYLEE from the coding sequence ATGAAAAAGCGGTTTCATCATAGTATCATTTTTTTATTGTTGATACTAATGTTCATATTACCAATTGATAGGAAATCGATTCTAAGTACAGATAAATCAAAGCCTGATATCATTGTTGATCAAAGGAATAAGGATCAAAGGAATGAGAGTGAATATTTAATTTTGGTGAATAAACGCCATCATTTACCAGAGGATTATGTCCCACAAGATTTAACAGAGCCAAATGTACCTTTTTCATTTAAAGGTAATGACCCTAAAAAGATGATGAGGAAAGAAGCAGCCGGGGCCTTAGAATCTTTATTTCAAGCAGCGAAAAAAGAAAATCTAAATTTATTTGCTGTGTCAGGGTATCGTTCCTATCAAAGACAAAAAGCGATTTTTGCATATAATGCTTCTATAAAAGGAGCAGAACGTGCAAATCAAACAAGTGCGTATCCTGGGGAAAGTGAACATCAAACAGGACTAGCGATGGATGTATCGAGTAGTCGAGTGAATTTTCAATTGAATGAACGGTTTGGGGATACACCTGAAGGAAGATGGTTAGCCGAACATGCTTATGAATTCGGATTTATTATTCGTTACCCAAAAGGAAAAGAAGAAATCACGGGCTACCAATATGAACCATGGCATATTCGTTATGTAGGTAAAAAGCCGGCAAAAGAGATGAAAGAAAAACAAATGACATTAGAAGAGTATTTAGAAGAGTAG
- a CDS encoding glycosyltransferase family 2 protein, with the protein MTGTFVSIIIPAFNEEKYIEKTIRSVMELSYQKEVIVVDDGSQDNTKKILSLLEPIYKELQVISLEHNQGKGQALMQGVKRAKGEILVFLDADLGETSRYATNLIDPVMQQNIDMTIAILPKTKKKAGFGLVKGLAQKGIYKITGFKSMAPLSGQRVMKRDVMTNIDRLDKGFGIEVGLTIDVLKQGFQIQEVEIPFSHRETGRDLQGFIHRGKEFIDVFITLVGKWRMSE; encoded by the coding sequence ATGACAGGCACTTTCGTTTCCATCATCATCCCAGCCTTTAACGAAGAAAAATATATTGAAAAAACCATACGATCTGTGATGGAGTTATCCTATCAGAAAGAAGTCATCGTTGTTGATGATGGAAGTCAGGATAATACCAAAAAGATCCTTTCGCTTTTAGAACCTATCTATAAAGAACTTCAAGTTATTTCTTTGGAACATAATCAAGGAAAGGGTCAAGCGCTTATGCAAGGTGTAAAAAGGGCAAAAGGTGAGATTTTAGTATTTTTAGATGCCGACTTAGGTGAAACAAGCAGGTACGCAACGAATTTAATTGATCCAGTGATGCAACAAAATATAGATATGACAATTGCGATTCTGCCTAAGACGAAGAAAAAAGCAGGTTTTGGTCTCGTTAAGGGATTGGCCCAAAAGGGTATATATAAGATTACAGGATTTAAATCCATGGCTCCATTATCAGGACAGCGGGTGATGAAACGGGATGTAATGACAAATATTGATCGTTTAGATAAAGGGTTTGGCATTGAAGTAGGACTAACCATTGATGTTTTAAAACAGGGATTTCAGATTCAAGAAGTCGAAATACCTTTTTCTCATCGTGAAACGGGGAGAGATTTACAAGGGTTTATCCATCGAGGAAAGGAATTTATTGATGTCTTTATCACTCTAGTAGGAAAATGGAGGATGAGCGAATGA
- the buk gene encoding butyrate kinase, translating to MEPTLRLLVINPGSTSTKIGIYDNEKPIFTETLRHEHDELQSFKKVIEQYQFRKDLILQTIHQHGINLTKLSAVVGRGGLLRPIVGGTYQVDEAMIQDLKEAKYGEHASNLGAIIAYEIAKQLNIPAYIVDPVVVDELQPVARISGLPELERRSIFHALNQKAVARQVAKKMGLNYEKANFIVCHMGGGITVGAHQHGKVIDVNNGLDGEGPFSPERTGTLPAGDLVTICFSGKYTESEIRKKIVGEGGLVAYLRTNSALEVEKKIKEGDQQAKLIYSAMAYQIGKEIGAYSTVLKGKVDAIILTGGLARSKELVQEITDYIDWIAPVRVIPGENELQALAEGALRILRGQEEEKRYEQENIYAK from the coding sequence GTGGAACCAACCTTACGATTATTAGTGATCAATCCAGGATCGACCTCAACGAAAATAGGAATATATGATAATGAAAAGCCAATTTTTACGGAAACATTAAGACACGAACACGATGAGCTTCAATCGTTTAAAAAAGTGATTGAACAATATCAATTTCGAAAGGATTTAATACTCCAAACCATACATCAACATGGTATTAATCTTACAAAATTAAGTGCGGTGGTTGGACGTGGAGGTCTACTTCGTCCGATTGTTGGTGGAACCTATCAAGTAGATGAAGCGATGATTCAGGATTTGAAAGAGGCAAAATATGGTGAACACGCTTCTAATCTAGGTGCGATTATTGCCTATGAGATTGCAAAACAATTGAATATTCCTGCATATATTGTTGATCCAGTGGTTGTCGACGAATTGCAACCGGTAGCTAGAATTAGTGGCTTACCCGAACTAGAACGTAGGAGTATATTTCATGCATTAAATCAAAAAGCGGTAGCTAGACAAGTGGCTAAGAAAATGGGCCTCAACTACGAGAAGGCAAATTTTATTGTTTGCCATATGGGTGGGGGAATTACAGTTGGTGCTCATCAACATGGGAAAGTAATCGATGTGAATAATGGTTTGGATGGAGAAGGACCATTCTCACCAGAAAGAACAGGAACATTACCTGCCGGTGATTTAGTTACAATTTGTTTTTCAGGTAAATATACTGAAAGTGAAATTCGCAAAAAAATAGTGGGTGAAGGTGGGTTAGTTGCTTATCTAAGAACAAATAGTGCATTGGAAGTAGAAAAGAAAATTAAAGAAGGCGATCAACAAGCAAAACTCATCTATTCGGCAATGGCCTATCAAATTGGAAAGGAGATTGGAGCCTATAGTACTGTATTAAAAGGAAAAGTGGATGCAATCATCCTAACAGGTGGGCTTGCACGTTCAAAGGAATTGGTTCAAGAAATTACTGATTATATTGATTGGATCGCACCAGTTCGCGTGATACCAGGTGAGAATGAACTTCAGGCTCTAGCTGAAGGAGCATTACGAATCTTAAGAGGTCAAGAGGAAGAAAAACGTTATGAACAGGAGAACATTTATGCAAAATAG